The Pelodiscus sinensis isolate JC-2024 chromosome 6, ASM4963464v1, whole genome shotgun sequence genome has a segment encoding these proteins:
- the SPMIP10 gene encoding sperm-associated microtubule inner protein 10 has protein sequence MVSVGTNTDLKGFVHCHLPQLSNKHGMIPAHYVMPWKEDMKNRKFTLKHAAVVGIYTGATEDCLFLEHRERLCHGEERKCIREKIPLEMPIEDIPIHSHLSRYQKSVVAHAWRLKL, from the exons ATGGTCTCGGTGGGGACCAACACGGACCTCAAAGG GTTTGTTCATTGCCACTTACCACAGTTATCAAACAAACATGGGATGATTCCAGCACATTATGTGATGCCCTGGAAAGAAGACATGAAGAACAGGAAATTCACTTTAAAG CATGCAGCGGTTGTTGGGATATATACTGGTGCCACAGAAGATTGTCTCTTTTTGGAGCATAGAGAAAGACTTTGCCATGGAGAAGAAAGAAAATGCATACGGGAGAAAATTCCTCTAGAAATGCCAATTGAGGATATTCCCATACATTCTCATCTCTCCAGGTACCAGAAGTCTGTGGTTGCTCATGCATGGAGGTTGAAACTCTga
- the PHAX gene encoding phosphorylated adapter RNA export protein isoform X1, with the protein MALEARRMEQDAEDGEISDSDSDMPASVSASGPPQKPHDSNSSTRPFQGTILPCAPSVTYRMTKGVDSSEESFSDSDDDTSVWKRKRQKCFNLPPIKSEPFQFGQSHQKQTVLGGKKINNIWGAVLQEQNQDAVATELGILGMEGNIDKSRQSESYNYLLAKKLMRETDQHVEEILDKELDEYMHDDKKPVSKEEENGQGLLKRKRPVKDRLSERQEMNYTGRYEITEEDSEEKVADEISYRLQEPKKDLIARIVKIIGNKKAIELLMETAEVEQNGGLFIMNGSRRRTPGGVYLNLLKNTPSITGEKIKEIFCVENQKEYENKKAAKKRRLQVLGKKMKQAIKGLNLQEYDDASRETFASDTNEALASLDDLQEGHGETKLDPEDAIEIDNAHDLEIF; encoded by the exons AAACCACATGATAGCAACAGTTCCACCAGGCCCTTTCAGGGCACCATTTTACCATGTGCACCAAGTGTAACTTACCGGATGACAAAAGGTGTGGACTCAAGTGAGGAGAGCTTCTCTGATTCAGATGATGACACTTCTGTGTGGAAACGGAAAcgacaaaaatgttttaatcttCCTCCGATTAAATCAGAGCCTTTTCAGTTTGGCCAGAGTCACCAAAAGCAAACTGTTTTAGGAGGTAAGAAGATCAACAACATTTGGGGTGCAGTGCTTCAGGAACAAAATCAGGATGCAGTGGCCACTGAACTTGGAATTTTAGGAATGGAAGGTAATATTGACAAGAGTAGGCAATCTGAGAGTTACAATTATTTATTGGCTAAAAAGCTGATGAGAGAAACTGACCAACATGTGGAGGAGATATTAGACAAAGAGCTGGATGAATACATGCATGATGACAAAAAACCAGTGTCAAAGGAGGAAGAAAATGGACAAGGACTTCTCAAACGGAAACGGCCTGTGAAGGACAGACTGAGTGAAAGACAAGAAATGAATTATACAGGAAGGTATGAGATTACTGAAGAAGATTCTGAGGAAAAAGTGGCTGATGAAATTTCTTATAG GCTTCAGGAACCAAAGAAAGACTTGATAGCCCGAATAGTGAAAATAATTGGAAATAAGAAAGCTATTGAACTGCTTATGGAAACAGCTGAAGTGGAACAAAATGGTGGACTCTTCATAATG AATGGTAGTAGAAGAAGAACACCAGGAGGAGTTTATTTAAATCTCCTGAAGAATACACCTAGCATCACTGGAGAGAAAATCAAG GAAATCTTCTGTGTTGAAAACCAGAAGGAGTATGAAAACAAAAAAGCTGCTAAGAAGAGGAGACTACAAGTTCTGGGAAAGAAGATGAAACAAGCTATAAAAGGGCTCAACCTTCAAGAATATGATGATGCATCTCGAGAAACTTTTGCTAGTGACACAAATGAGGCCCTGGCTTCTTTGGATGATTTACAGGAAGGACATGGTGAAACAAAGCTGGATCCAGAGGATGCCATTGAAATTGATAATGCTCATGATCTGGAGATTTTTTAG
- the PHAX gene encoding phosphorylated adapter RNA export protein isoform X2, with the protein MALEARRMEQDAEDGEISDSDSDMPASVSASGPPQKPHDSNSSTRPFQGTILPCAPSVTYRMTKGVDSSEESFSDSDDDTSVWKRKRQKCFNLPPIKSEPFQFGQSHQKQTVLGGKKINNIWGAVLQEQNQDAVATELGILGMEGNIDKSRQSESYNYLLAKKLMRETDQHVEEILDKELDEYMHDDKKPVSKEEENGQGLLKRKRPVKDRLSERQEMNYTGRYEITEEDSEEKVADEISYRLQEPKKDLIARIVKIIGNKKAIELLMETAEVEQNGGLFIMNGSRRRTPGGVYLNLLKNTPSITGEKIKNLCSNWIAALKCVVFFFQLPQQMQQGYYRQQLLTFTTLIRPQIMLHPVH; encoded by the exons AAACCACATGATAGCAACAGTTCCACCAGGCCCTTTCAGGGCACCATTTTACCATGTGCACCAAGTGTAACTTACCGGATGACAAAAGGTGTGGACTCAAGTGAGGAGAGCTTCTCTGATTCAGATGATGACACTTCTGTGTGGAAACGGAAAcgacaaaaatgttttaatcttCCTCCGATTAAATCAGAGCCTTTTCAGTTTGGCCAGAGTCACCAAAAGCAAACTGTTTTAGGAGGTAAGAAGATCAACAACATTTGGGGTGCAGTGCTTCAGGAACAAAATCAGGATGCAGTGGCCACTGAACTTGGAATTTTAGGAATGGAAGGTAATATTGACAAGAGTAGGCAATCTGAGAGTTACAATTATTTATTGGCTAAAAAGCTGATGAGAGAAACTGACCAACATGTGGAGGAGATATTAGACAAAGAGCTGGATGAATACATGCATGATGACAAAAAACCAGTGTCAAAGGAGGAAGAAAATGGACAAGGACTTCTCAAACGGAAACGGCCTGTGAAGGACAGACTGAGTGAAAGACAAGAAATGAATTATACAGGAAGGTATGAGATTACTGAAGAAGATTCTGAGGAAAAAGTGGCTGATGAAATTTCTTATAG GCTTCAGGAACCAAAGAAAGACTTGATAGCCCGAATAGTGAAAATAATTGGAAATAAGAAAGCTATTGAACTGCTTATGGAAACAGCTGAAGTGGAACAAAATGGTGGACTCTTCATAATG AATGGTAGTAGAAGAAGAACACCAGGAGGAGTTTATTTAAATCTCCTGAAGAATACACCTAGCATCACTGGAGAGAAAATCAAG aacTTGTGCTCAAATTGGATAGCAGCTCTTAAATGTGTAGTGTTCTTCTTTCAGCTTCCACAACAAATGCAGCAAGGGTACTACAGACAGCAACTTCTTACCTTTACAACTCTGATTCGTCCCCAGATCATGCTgcatccagtgcactaa